The following is a genomic window from Vitis vinifera cultivar Pinot Noir 40024 chromosome 6, ASM3070453v1.
TGGTGTTTGTTCATATAAATAGGGTGTTGGAGAACATTTCAGACACTCTTGTCGCTGTCTACACAAGGCATGGTAAGGCCAGAAGATGATATCTACTCAATTTACCAAGTGTTTGAGAAATCTAAAGACAAGTTCTCAAAAGAGTTAAAAACTGTGGTTTGCAGGATCTCATTGCTTGGATATACTTCCGTCACAGAAGAGCGATCCACAGTGGTTGGTCATGCAGAGAAAGATGGAGGTGGAGATCATCAAAGGGTGGATGGATAAGTACTACACTGATCTTGCCAACAGACGATAGAACAGTGTCCAATTACAAAACCCACTCcaaaatcaatattaatatGTACTAGTAGTGATCATAGTGGAGATCAAAACCACaattatatatgcatatatatatgtgtggTAATGTTCCATTTGGAATCATTGTGAGGATACTGCACGTTTCTCCGCAAAACCATTTACGAAACTCCTTGTGTGGAAGGCACCAGTGGGGAAATGAAATGCCAAAAAACCTTTACACTGCTAGCGTTTGTGGGGGCAAAAAGGAGGAAAGGGTTTTACCTTTTTCCTATTGAGGCCACAAAAACTTAGAATAATAAGGGCTTTTGGGGCACAGGAGAAGATGGGTTGCCAAAGTTACCAGGACATGTTGGAGGGCATGTCACCCCCCATTAAGACCCACTCCTCCATTGCCCAATATTCTGAGTGGTGGAGTCCTCAGTCAACTACAATAACTTCCCTAGTGATATTACTTATATTGATGTACAGAGCATATATATGATCAGTTTTATGTGTTGTTGGTCCCTTTGGATGAAAAAAGCAACTTAGTGGTGTTCTGTAAAGCGTGGCCACTAGCTAGAATATTTGCAACTTCTGCAAGCTTTTTCTGATTCTTCTGAGTCATAATTTTCATTGTCCCGGATTTTTATTACATAGTTTTTGGTTGGGAGGCATGATTGATCTAGTGGACCAACAAACCACTACATTGATGGGTTTCGGCTCCGGTTATTCTCCACACTTTCACATTGAACCCTTCAGAGATGTGGCCAACTGGCCTGTTTGTTTAAATCCTGCCATCAATTGTTAAAATTGTCACTTatactaaaaattaaaacataacgttttttaaaaaaagtttagatAATACTTCTTAAAAACAACTCTCTAACGTTTTTTAAATGGACATCTgtttaaaatcttaaaatgttctgagtttatttttttggaatcatTCAcacaaaataagtaaaaataatgaaaaataattaaaatatttctttcgtGAGAATAAGGGACAattgattatgttttttaaaacttgttttgaaaaactatttttaaaaggtCAAACAACTCCTATTAGACTTGTTAACAAATTCAATACATCAagttttcttcaatttaaaattaatttatctaacgaaaataaaaaataacgaTTCTATGTAGAAGATAAATAACAAAGTGtgtgtatttttttattgtttttaaaaacagatgaaaacaatttttacttaCTCTTTACAcgttattctttatttcattttgtttttaaaaactgaaaataaaaaacaacatcaaaaagtattaaaactgttttttgtttttaaaaatttctcaaacatgttctaagtttttaaaaaactgtaTTCTATTAAAAGATtatcaaattgtttttaagtctaaaaatagttttttatttttaaaaaaacagttCCTAACACCCGACGTGATGAAAGTTGTGCTTGAGGAATTTATGCCTCAAGTAATAATTATCTAAATATATCCAGTTTGACCAATCAGTCTAATAATCATGTCTCGATGAACATGCAAAGCGATCGGATTAGACCGGGCCTGGGTTCGAGCTAGACTCAAACAATCCTGGGCTTGtggtttggattgaaaaatcccaAGCTCACAATgaaaagttaattattttaactttcaaCATACGAGAGATTCAaacttaggttatgtttggttctggAAAGTATGTGATTCTACTGTTTAAAAGAGACTTACAAAGCATAGATTGAATGCTTAGGCCTAGGACTGGGCTTAGGCGAGGAATCAAATTTTCAGCCTAGCCTGAGCCCAGCCTGAACTCAAGTTAAAGGCCAGGGTTCACATGCCTAGTTATATACCATTTTTGGATCCAGTGGGTTTGGCTCGGGCGGGCTAATTGGTCAAATTTACACCCCTTATGTGTAGACATAAAATCAAACATGGGCTGGAATAGGCCCATAAGAAGCCCAATCCTACTTTTCCAAAGCTTATACCAGGCCCAACTCAAATTTCCAAGGGCCAGAAGCCCAATCCCGGGTGCCTAAAAGTTATAAGGGTAGTGGCGAGGGAGGGGCGACATTGTTGGATCAAGACATGTTGAGGCTGAATCGCTTGATTCTGAACTCGGCCTCGACTCGGTCCTCGACTCTTCTGAGTCGTCAACTCGGCAGCCATGAACCACCCAGTCTCCCTCTTCTTCCTTCTCACCATCTCGCCCACAGAACCTCCACTCGCTTCCTCGACATTTACCAGGTCCCTTCTTCTCACATTCTGTTTGGTTGGTCAGAAAATCTAACAAACTATGTCTTTCACCCTACAAAATGGAGGCTTTCTGGATTCGAGTtccgttttttttctttttatgtgatCTTGGTCTGATTGAAACCTTGTGATCGCAGTTGGGGAATAAGGAAGCGTTTGAGAAGGAGCGGGCTCGGCTGTAAGTTTCGATATATTTGTAGAAGCCCTAGCTGACTATGAGTTAAAATGAATTGAATTTCAATCAATACTGTTTTGATGCGATTTAGGGCAGTGCAGATGAGATGAATAGGGGTTACTTCGCTGACATGTCTGAATTCAAGCAACATGGTGGTAAGGTAATGTTATAgtcttcaaatttcaaatccaTTACTTTGTTGGATCTGAATTCTGTTTTCAAAGTTCAATTTGTGAGGTTCTTCTTAAGGGCATGGCTTCCATTCAGTTTGAACTGTTCAATTGGTTAGATTCTCACACTATGGTGTGAAGTAAAAGATTGGTACCTATGTTGGTTCTGCAGATTATATCAAGCATGCTGAAATTTACATGGATTCAATGAGTTTAAACCATCCATTGAGGAATTATTTTGTCATAACATCTTGAAAAGTTGTTTCCTTGGTGCACCTCCTTTAGGTGTTTTtgcctaaaataaaaaataaaaaaataaaaaaacacaccatcttgaaaagtgtttttaggtTTGACATAATTTGATTAAAACCAAACTCTGCAAATTGCAATAATCAAATTGAACTAATTTTAGCTACAGCTTAAACTGGGGAATGGGGACTCTATGATGGGTTTTACTTGATTTTGAAATATCACGTCTTTATTGGATATTTATGGGCATGTACTTCTCCACTTTGAAGccccttttttgtttatattttgaatttgttaGTGCTATTTGTGCAGATTGCCATggcaaataaaattataattccaGCTATGGCAGCTATGAAGTTTCCTGCATTAGAAGTGAACTACTCGGATGGTAGAAGTCTTAAGCTGCCCATTAGTTCCCATGGAAATGAGGCTGGCACCAGCAAATTGGACATTCCTAAGGCCTCTTTATTGTGTCTTTCATTTCGAGCTAGTTCTCAGGTTTGAAATTTTGGCCTTGTTTGGTTGGTTTATGTTTAGGATACTACTTAAAATACTTTCCATCTTAGTCTATGTTTATCAACTCTAGAATTTAGAAGAAAAACCTCTAATAACCACTTCCTGAGTGGTAGTGTTTAACTTTTCTGTAACAAGAATGCATTTTCATCATCCGTGTCCAAAGCTGTATTTTGTTGGAGGATGCTTTTAGAATTCGGTTATTAGTCCGGCACATTTACCTAAGATCAGGAGAAATTGGGGTGAGTTTCAGGTGGAAAATGATTAGCCAAAACATTAGACAAGTAGCTGAGAGATTTGGTTGAAATTTTGTGAAGCAGGGCCAAATAATTAAAGGTATTGTAAAACTTGGCATCTAAAGTTGGTTgtagatttgaaaatttaaacaaaGTTGGATTGGGTCAAAAAGATTTACTATTAGTTTGTAAATTGCAAGCCATGGGTAACATGCTGATGGCTGCTCCACTTTTTGCTAGTACTGCATATGATTCCTGGTTTGCTGATATATGCTACAATTGGTCTTAAACCATTTGTTGTGTGATAATTATCTTAATTGTTACTATTGGCGTTTTATTGCTACTAGGCTGCTGCAAAAATCTGCCTATGATGCCTTCATATAATGATA
Proteins encoded in this region:
- the LOC100249926 gene encoding uncharacterized protein LOC100249926 isoform X1 — protein: MLRLNRLILNSASTRSSTLLSRQLGSHEPPSLPLLPSHHLAHRTSTRFLDIYQLGNKEAFEKERARLADEMNRGYFADMSEFKQHGGKIAMANKIIIPAMAAMKFPALEVNYSDGRSLKLPISSHGNEAGTSKLDIPKASLLCLSFRASSQAMIDSWSKPFFDAFSDSKNVQLYEVSFVDSWFLSLNPIKRLLLRIMKKSKPDGKSVLQRQIVYSFGDHYYFRKELKILNLLTGYMFLVDKFGRIRWQGFGLAAEEELASLLSCTTLLLEEK
- the LOC100249926 gene encoding uncharacterized protein LOC100249926 isoform X2 produces the protein MNHPVSLFFLLTISPTEPPLASSTFTSWGIRKRLRRSGLGYEMNRGYFADMSEFKQHGGKIAMANKIIIPAMAAMKFPALEVNYSDGRSLKLPISSHGNEAGTSKLDIPKASLLCLSFRASSQAMIDSWSKPFFDAFSDSKNVQLYEVSFVDSWFLSLNPIKRLLLRIMKKSKPDGKSVLQRQIVYSFGDHYYFRKELKILNLLTGYMFLVDKFGRIRWQGFGLAAEEELASLLSCTTLLLEEK